A region of Planktomarina temperata RCA23 DNA encodes the following proteins:
- a CDS encoding SDR family NAD(P)-dependent oxidoreductase, whose translation MPDIREIPLEFQGKIIILTGAAGGIGAALAREFAQRGARLALCDLNAPALNDLAQELGALQMVCDVTVESRIQAVVKEVEVTLGPVDIFFSNAGFSAGEPGHAASAPDRIWQAAWEVHVMAHVYACRAVLPAMLARGQGYLVQMASAAGLLNQIGDAAYSTSKHAAVGFAEALAISHGHEGLKVSVVCPQYVATPMLGYDDPGAAAPLPDVLSPKTAAQRIADAMEEERFLILPHPQVADYMAFKAMEPEKWLAAMRKLRARLMAKLGKLDLAQMHKWM comes from the coding sequence GTGCCAGACATCAGGGAGATCCCTTTGGAATTCCAAGGCAAGATAATTATCCTCACCGGTGCCGCGGGCGGCATTGGCGCGGCTTTGGCCCGTGAATTTGCCCAGCGCGGCGCGCGCTTGGCGCTCTGCGACCTCAATGCCCCCGCGCTGAACGACCTGGCCCAGGAGTTGGGCGCGCTGCAGATGGTCTGCGATGTGACTGTCGAAAGCCGCATTCAGGCCGTTGTGAAAGAGGTCGAAGTAACCCTTGGCCCGGTGGATATTTTCTTTTCCAATGCCGGATTCAGCGCAGGCGAGCCAGGTCACGCGGCCTCAGCGCCAGATCGGATTTGGCAGGCCGCCTGGGAGGTGCATGTCATGGCGCATGTCTATGCCTGCCGTGCCGTGTTGCCGGCCATGCTGGCGCGTGGCCAGGGCTATCTCGTGCAGATGGCCTCGGCTGCGGGGCTGCTCAACCAGATTGGCGATGCGGCCTATTCCACCAGCAAACACGCCGCCGTCGGTTTCGCCGAAGCCCTGGCCATTTCCCATGGGCACGAAGGCCTCAAAGTCTCAGTTGTTTGCCCGCAATATGTCGCCACGCCAATGCTGGGATATGATGATCCCGGCGCGGCCGCCCCTTTGCCAGATGTATTGAGCCCAAAGACCGCAGCCCAGCGCATAGCAGATGCGATGGAGGAGGAACGCTTTCTGATCCTACCGCATCCGCAAGTCGCCGATTACATGGCCTTCAAAGCGATGGAGCCCGAAAAATGGCTGGCTGCCATGCGCAAACTGCGCGCGCGACTGATGGCAAAACTTGGCAAGCTTGATTTGGCACAGATGCACAAATGGATGTGA
- a CDS encoding GNAT family N-acetyltransferase — translation MSTPQGDVTIRAARPEDAADIRAIYAPFVQETSISFETVPPSVETMAERIASNLASHGYFVAQSDAGILGFAYASPYRSRPAYDRTAEVSVYVAPEGQGRGLAQALYRMLFAHLAARGFHTAVAIVTLPNPQSAQLHERCGFAHVGSLQEVGRKFDQWHGTAIYQRMIGQADLHSAVRRVEASDTVALAQVLTLIQTSFAYMTGRIDPPSSMHQLTISKLAEAAKGSWLLALGDPVAACLLATPLPHALYLGKIAISEDLRGRGVLRALLAASEALARSMSLSRLELQVRLELVENQKIFGKCGFIETARNAHPGYDRVTEITMQKTL, via the coding sequence ATGTCTACACCGCAGGGAGATGTCACCATTCGTGCGGCCCGGCCAGAGGATGCAGCTGATATTCGGGCGATTTATGCGCCTTTCGTGCAAGAGACTTCCATTTCTTTTGAAACCGTTCCACCCAGTGTGGAGACCATGGCTGAGCGCATAGCCAGCAACCTTGCCAGCCATGGCTACTTTGTGGCGCAGTCAGATGCGGGAATTTTAGGCTTTGCCTATGCCAGCCCCTATCGTTCCCGTCCGGCCTATGACCGCACCGCAGAGGTCAGTGTTTACGTGGCGCCCGAGGGACAGGGTCGCGGCCTTGCCCAGGCGCTCTATCGGATGCTCTTTGCACATTTGGCCGCCCGCGGGTTTCATACGGCGGTGGCCATTGTCACCTTGCCAAATCCGCAGAGTGCGCAGTTGCACGAACGCTGTGGCTTTGCCCATGTGGGAAGCTTGCAGGAGGTTGGGCGCAAATTTGACCAATGGCATGGAACAGCGATTTACCAGCGCATGATTGGGCAGGCCGATTTGCACTCTGCGGTGCGGCGCGTGGAGGCCAGCGATACCGTGGCTTTGGCGCAGGTGCTCACGCTTATTCAAACCTCCTTTGCCTATATGACTGGACGGATTGATCCGCCCAGCTCCATGCATCAGCTGACCATCAGCAAGCTGGCAGAGGCGGCAAAAGGCAGCTGGCTTTTGGCTCTGGGCGATCCCGTCGCCGCTTGCCTTCTGGCCACGCCTTTGCCCCATGCGCTGTATCTGGGAAAAATTGCCATTTCGGAGGATCTGCGTGGCCGGGGCGTGTTGCGTGCGCTGCTGGCGGCGAGTGAGGCATTGGCCCGCTCTATGAGCCTCTCCCGCCTTGAGCTGCAGGTGCGTCTTGAGCTGGTGGAGAACCAAAAAATATTCGGCAAATGCGGATTTATTGAGACCGCGCGCAATGCCCATCCGGGTTATGATCGCGTGACGGAAATCACCATGCAAAAAACCCTCTGA
- a CDS encoding tRNA-binding protein gives MAEITYADFAKLDIRIGHVTQAEPYPEARVPAIKLWVDFGGDLGIKKSSAQLADHYTPEALVGTQVLAVVNFPPRQIGKVMSEILVLGVPDEAGKVVLMRPDQDVPIGGRLF, from the coding sequence ATGGCTGAGATCACCTATGCGGATTTTGCCAAGCTTGATATTCGCATTGGCCATGTCACTCAAGCCGAACCCTATCCCGAGGCCCGCGTGCCAGCCATCAAGCTTTGGGTGGATTTTGGCGGCGATCTTGGGATTAAGAAATCTTCCGCGCAGCTGGCCGATCATTATACGCCCGAAGCGTTGGTTGGAACCCAGGTTCTGGCCGTGGTGAACTTTCCGCCGCGCCAGATTGGTAAGGTGATGTCTGAGATTTTGGTGCTGGGTGTGCCGGATGAGGCGGGCAAAGTGGTGTTGATGCGGCCAGATCAGGATGTGCCTATTGGCGGGCGATTGTTCTAA
- the proC gene encoding pyrroline-5-carboxylate reductase has translation MFSNNILKRGLVLLGCGKMGSALLSGWLEQGMDPKSVWILDPKPSDWLLSIGVRVNEMLPDDPAAVLVAVKPQMMGEALPRLQRFGSATTLFISVAAGTPISAFEDVLGKSTPIVRAMPNTPAAIGQGITALIGNGRATEKDVAEAQSLMAAVGQTLVLQNEQQMDAVTGLSGSGPAYVFLMIEALAAAGVNQGLPEDMAMQLAQATVAGAGALAIHSGESAEQLRVNVTSPNGTTQAALEILMRNESGLPQLLDQAVAAASQRSQELSNG, from the coding sequence ATGTTCTCAAATAATATTTTAAAACGTGGCTTGGTGCTGCTTGGCTGCGGAAAAATGGGGTCGGCCCTCTTGAGCGGTTGGCTCGAACAGGGGATGGATCCTAAATCTGTTTGGATCTTGGATCCGAAACCCAGTGATTGGCTTTTGTCAATTGGCGTGCGGGTCAATGAAATGCTGCCCGACGACCCCGCCGCGGTTTTGGTGGCGGTCAAACCCCAGATGATGGGGGAAGCTCTGCCGCGATTGCAGCGGTTTGGTTCGGCGACAACTTTGTTTATTTCAGTGGCCGCCGGCACGCCCATTTCGGCCTTTGAGGATGTTTTGGGCAAATCCACGCCAATTGTGCGCGCCATGCCCAATACGCCGGCGGCCATTGGACAAGGAATAACAGCGCTCATCGGCAATGGACGAGCCACGGAAAAAGACGTTGCAGAGGCGCAAAGCCTGATGGCGGCCGTGGGTCAAACGCTTGTGTTGCAAAATGAGCAACAAATGGATGCGGTGACGGGTCTGTCTGGCTCTGGCCCGGCCTATGTATTTTTAATGATCGAGGCTTTGGCTGCGGCGGGTGTAAACCAAGGGCTGCCAGAGGATATGGCGATGCAGCTTGCGCAGGCCACTGTGGCGGGGGCAGGGGCTTTGGCCATTCACTCTGGTGAGAGCGCCGAGCAACTTAGGGTCAACGTCACCAGCCCCAATGGCACGACCCAAGCGGCGCTTGAGATCTTGATGCGCAACGAGTCTGGATTGCCGCAACTTTTGGATCAAGCCGTGGCCGCTGCCAGCCAACGATCGCAGGAGCTGTCAAATGGCTGA
- a CDS encoding YbjN domain-containing protein → MALSNHAYDFEDLHPIDIVEDIATHQEWQFDRIADDQISMEMAGQWRSYSITLAWCEADQTLRLICSFEMDPPAHRMPALYEALNAVNDMCWAGSFTYWGAERLMAYRYGLILSNAQMATPDQIDTMISAAVMSAERYYPAFQMVTWGEKDLETALKVAIAEAHGHA, encoded by the coding sequence ATGGCACTGTCCAATCACGCCTATGATTTTGAAGATCTGCATCCCATAGATATCGTGGAAGATATTGCCACCCATCAAGAATGGCAGTTCGACCGGATTGCGGATGATCAAATCTCAATGGAGATGGCCGGACAATGGCGCAGCTATTCCATCACTCTGGCGTGGTGTGAAGCCGATCAAACTCTACGTTTGATCTGTAGCTTCGAGATGGACCCGCCGGCCCATCGGATGCCCGCGCTCTATGAGGCGCTCAATGCGGTCAATGATATGTGCTGGGCTGGCAGTTTCACCTATTGGGGCGCGGAGCGGTTGATGGCTTATCGCTATGGGTTGATCCTTTCCAACGCCCAAATGGCGACACCCGATCAGATTGATACAATGATTTCTGCCGCCGTCATGTCCGCTGAGCGCTATTACCCAGCCTTTCAAATGGTCACATGGGGCGAAAAAGACCTTGAGACAGCACTGAAAGTGGCCATTGCAGAGGCTCACGGCCACGCGTAG
- a CDS encoding accessory factor UbiK family protein has product MQSKNKFMDDMSQIMTNAMGVAQGAKDEAENAMKSFMDRWLADRNFVTREEFDAVRAMAQKARAQNEDLSARLEALEAAAAKKAPKSKAAPKP; this is encoded by the coding sequence ATGCAAAGCAAGAATAAGTTCATGGATGATATGAGCCAAATCATGACCAATGCGATGGGTGTCGCGCAAGGCGCCAAGGACGAGGCCGAGAATGCCATGAAAAGCTTCATGGACCGCTGGCTGGCGGATCGCAATTTTGTCACCCGTGAAGAGTTCGACGCGGTGCGGGCCATGGCGCAAAAAGCGCGGGCGCAAAATGAAGACTTGAGCGCGCGGCTTGAGGCGCTAGAAGCGGCCGCTGCGAAAAAGGCTCCGAAATCCAAGGCGGCGCCCAAGCCCTAA
- the lgt gene encoding prolipoprotein diacylglyceryl transferase gives MIASIPFPDVSPTLFSVDIPLWQFSLAGMDFSLGGFELALRWYALAYIAGILLASWIMRRALRRPALWPQDRPAFSEANLDDLITWLIFGIIIGGRLGYVLFYNPSYYLANPAAALRIFDGGMSFHGGFLGVVAAGLLFCRKHKIALLKASDVMAASAPAGLLFGRLANFINAELWGRETTLPWGVIFPGEDAQTCVQAAAGLCARHPSQLYEALGEGLILGALLLYLLFRTGALRRSGLLTGIFLIGYGLTRFMVEWVRQPDAQFQTLDNPIGYALQLGPTGLTMGQILTLPMLLAGLWLIQKARARP, from the coding sequence ATGATCGCTTCGATTCCCTTTCCTGATGTCTCGCCCACCCTCTTTTCGGTGGACATACCGCTCTGGCAGTTTTCACTGGCTGGCATGGATTTTAGCTTGGGTGGGTTTGAACTCGCCCTGCGCTGGTATGCTCTGGCCTATATCGCGGGTATTTTGCTTGCCTCTTGGATCATGCGCCGCGCCCTGCGCCGGCCTGCGCTCTGGCCGCAAGATCGGCCAGCTTTCAGCGAAGCAAACCTGGATGATCTCATCACCTGGTTAATCTTTGGCATCATCATCGGGGGGCGATTGGGCTATGTGCTGTTCTACAACCCCAGCTATTACCTCGCCAACCCCGCGGCAGCCCTCCGAATTTTTGACGGGGGCATGTCCTTTCATGGCGGTTTTCTGGGCGTTGTCGCGGCCGGATTGCTGTTTTGCCGCAAGCATAAGATCGCACTGCTAAAAGCCTCGGATGTGATGGCGGCCTCTGCTCCGGCGGGCCTGCTCTTTGGCCGGCTGGCCAATTTCATCAATGCCGAGCTCTGGGGCAGAGAGACCACCCTGCCTTGGGGGGTGATCTTTCCGGGCGAGGACGCTCAAACATGTGTTCAGGCGGCCGCCGGCCTTTGTGCGCGCCACCCCTCGCAGCTCTATGAGGCCTTGGGTGAAGGGCTTATCCTGGGCGCGCTTTTGCTTTATCTTCTGTTTCGCACAGGGGCATTGCGCCGCAGCGGTCTGTTAACCGGGATCTTTTTGATCGGATATGGTCTTACGCGGTTCATGGTCGAATGGGTGCGCCAACCAGATGCGCAGTTTCAAACCTTGGACAACCCGATTGGCTACGCCTTGCAACTGGGTCCGACCGGTCTGACCATGGGACAAATTCTAACCCTGCCGATGCTTCTGGCTGGGCTATGGTTGATCCAAAAGGCACGCGCCCGGCCATGA
- a CDS encoding class I SAM-dependent methyltransferase, with protein MVDPKGTRPAMNALAETLRQRIGQHGPLTLADYMGECLLHPKHGYYTQQEAFGRSGDFITAPEISQMFGEMIGLCLGATWQAQGAPRDAIVVELGPGRGTLMQDLRRIAPAVPGFDSLPIHMIEASPRLRRLQSDALPGVIHHAEASGLPQAPLFLIANEFFDALPIRQFRRHSAGWEEILVGCGANGLCFGKAAPQPYHFLDHRLEDTEPGMIVEYCPALPPIVAELSQRIADHGGAALIVDYGDWRSQGDTVQAVGHHQPADPLAAPGTADLTAHLDFEALYNAAKAAGLRPTRLTTQGVFLERLGLTQRAQTLAKSLSGAALDSHIAAHRRLTHPDEMGGLFKVMGFVAESAAVPPGLEP; from the coding sequence ATGGTTGATCCAAAAGGCACGCGCCCGGCCATGAACGCCTTGGCCGAGACATTGCGCCAACGCATTGGGCAGCACGGCCCATTGACCCTTGCCGATTATATGGGGGAGTGCCTGCTCCACCCCAAGCACGGCTATTACACGCAGCAAGAGGCCTTCGGCCGCAGCGGCGATTTCATCACCGCTCCCGAAATAAGCCAAATGTTCGGGGAAATGATCGGCCTCTGTCTTGGTGCCACATGGCAAGCGCAGGGCGCACCCAGGGATGCTATTGTGGTGGAGTTGGGGCCCGGACGAGGCACATTGATGCAAGACCTGCGCCGCATTGCGCCGGCTGTACCGGGCTTTGACAGCTTGCCAATCCATATGATCGAAGCCTCGCCAAGATTGCGCCGGCTCCAATCCGATGCGCTGCCCGGTGTAATCCATCACGCCGAGGCAAGCGGACTGCCACAAGCGCCCCTCTTTCTCATTGCCAATGAGTTTTTTGACGCCCTGCCCATCCGGCAATTTCGCCGCCACTCGGCGGGCTGGGAAGAGATATTGGTGGGATGCGGCGCCAATGGCCTGTGCTTTGGCAAGGCCGCGCCGCAACCCTATCATTTTCTCGACCATCGGCTTGAGGATACCGAACCCGGCATGATCGTTGAATATTGCCCCGCGCTCCCGCCCATTGTGGCCGAGCTGTCCCAGCGTATCGCCGATCACGGCGGTGCGGCGCTGATCGTTGACTATGGCGATTGGCGCTCTCAAGGCGATACAGTGCAGGCCGTGGGCCATCATCAACCCGCCGATCCCCTAGCCGCGCCCGGGACCGCAGATCTCACAGCCCATCTGGACTTTGAGGCCCTGTATAACGCGGCCAAGGCCGCAGGGCTGCGCCCGACCCGTTTGACCACGCAGGGGGTATTTTTGGAGCGATTGGGACTGACCCAGCGCGCGCAAACCCTGGCCAAATCCCTAAGCGGAGCGGCGCTTGACTCCCACATTGCCGCGCATCGCCGCCTCACCCACCCTGACGAGATGGGCGGGCTATTCAAGGTCATGGGCTTTGTGGCAGAGAGCGCGGCTGTACCGCCGGGGCTTGAACCATGA
- the pgeF gene encoding peptidoglycan editing factor PgeF — protein MTLTPLTSDLLSEVSHGFFTRMGGSSTGIYHGLNCGKGSGDRPDAVQSNRAAVADFFGRPADRLQSVHQTHSAQVQILTAPLTAAPKADAMVTATAGVILGVLTADCQPVLFHDAKARVIGAAHAGYKGAKLGILQNTLAAMETLGAQRQDICAVIGPCISQRAYEVGPEFLEEICHDAPDALRFFAQGRGDRYQFDLPSYSLDQLRAAGIKEAAWTGHCTYSAPDQFYSYRRSVHEHQPDYGRLISCICL, from the coding sequence ATGACGCTCACCCCCCTCACGTCTGACCTTCTGTCGGAGGTGTCACATGGGTTTTTCACCCGGATGGGCGGCAGCTCAACGGGTATTTATCATGGGTTGAATTGCGGCAAAGGCTCGGGTGACAGGCCTGACGCGGTCCAGAGCAATCGCGCAGCGGTTGCGGATTTTTTTGGACGGCCAGCCGATCGCTTGCAATCGGTGCATCAAACTCATTCAGCGCAGGTGCAGATCCTAACCGCTCCGCTCACCGCTGCGCCCAAAGCCGATGCCATGGTGACCGCGACTGCGGGCGTGATCTTGGGGGTTCTTACGGCCGATTGCCAGCCTGTGTTGTTTCATGACGCGAAAGCCCGCGTCATTGGCGCCGCCCATGCGGGCTATAAGGGCGCCAAATTGGGGATTTTGCAAAATACCCTCGCGGCTATGGAGACCTTGGGCGCCCAGCGACAAGATATTTGCGCGGTCATCGGACCCTGCATCAGTCAAAGGGCCTATGAGGTTGGACCGGAATTTCTTGAAGAGATCTGCCACGACGCCCCAGACGCCCTGCGCTTTTTCGCTCAGGGCAGGGGCGATCGTTATCAGTTCGATCTGCCAAGCTACAGTTTGGACCAGCTGCGCGCAGCCGGGATCAAGGAGGCGGCATGGACGGGCCATTGCACCTATAGCGCGCCGGATCAGTTTTACTCTTATCGCCGCTCGGTGCACGAGCACCAGCCCGACTATGGCCGGCTGATCTCTTGTATTTGCCTGTAA
- a CDS encoding TIR domain-containing protein: protein MKVFISWSGTRSKAMANALKEWIPLIVQHAKPFVSDKDISAGDRWAKAIAGELESSDFGILCITPENISSEWIMFEAGALSKSMQVGKAIPLLFGLELSDLSGPLQQFQASKVNEQGMLETLNAINAASDDKKTDDAHIQQLVPALWPKLQEKIDAIPAKTESKNHVRPQTEVMEDLVSQVRGLATRMSAFDPDWAEGQLRASGSRVRSIHPRFMDKMLMMTAEERTGSYGLLIAAGLCRETMPWISEILVEAHRELKNAPPKQASRVAEDLRRTLRSMTRSRYAGMLFDDSKYSRMMIIELSFFVDRFVDRIISGQISDDEDSSVNDSDGLM, encoded by the coding sequence ATGAAAGTATTTATTTCTTGGAGCGGTACACGAAGTAAGGCTATGGCCAATGCATTAAAGGAGTGGATTCCTCTAATCGTACAACACGCAAAACCGTTTGTTTCGGACAAGGACATTTCAGCTGGGGATCGTTGGGCGAAAGCAATCGCAGGGGAGCTTGAAAGTTCAGATTTCGGAATCCTATGCATCACTCCAGAAAACATTTCGTCGGAATGGATAATGTTTGAAGCGGGCGCTCTTTCCAAATCCATGCAGGTCGGAAAGGCCATTCCCTTACTATTTGGCCTCGAATTAAGTGATCTAAGCGGTCCTTTGCAGCAGTTTCAAGCGTCGAAGGTCAATGAGCAGGGAATGCTGGAAACGCTCAATGCCATCAATGCAGCTTCCGACGACAAGAAGACCGATGATGCACATATTCAACAACTCGTACCAGCACTTTGGCCGAAACTTCAAGAAAAAATTGATGCAATTCCAGCAAAAACAGAATCAAAAAATCATGTGCGCCCGCAAACCGAAGTCATGGAAGATTTGGTTTCTCAAGTACGCGGATTAGCCACCAGAATGTCCGCCTTCGACCCTGACTGGGCCGAAGGACAACTGCGCGCGTCGGGATCACGAGTACGGAGCATTCACCCAAGGTTTATGGATAAAATGTTAATGATGACCGCAGAAGAACGAACCGGCAGCTATGGGCTACTCATTGCCGCAGGGCTTTGTAGAGAAACAATGCCTTGGATTTCAGAAATTCTTGTAGAAGCACATAGAGAACTAAAAAATGCACCCCCGAAACAAGCAAGCAGGGTTGCTGAGGATTTGAGACGTACACTTAGGTCGATGACCCGAAGTCGCTATGCAGGAATGCTTTTTGACGACAGCAAGTATTCACGGATGATGATTATTGAGTTGTCATTTTTCGTGGATCGGTTCGTTGATCGTATTATTTCTGGGCAGATCAGCGATGATGAGGATAGCAGCGTTAACGACAGCGACGGTTTAATGTAA
- a CDS encoding Lrp/AsnC family transcriptional regulator: MHRLDDIDRLILAELQADGRMTNVELAKRVGISAPPCLRRVRTLEETGYIGGYHADIDARKLGFEVQVFAMVGLQSQAEADLSAFEMRCLRWPLVRECHMLNGEVDFILKCVAPDLSTFQSFLTEELTSAENVASVKTSLVIRGAKDQPGVPFEVLEERLSKQP, translated from the coding sequence ATGCACCGTCTGGATGACATTGATCGTTTGATTTTGGCAGAGTTGCAAGCCGATGGGCGGATGACAAATGTTGAGCTGGCCAAAAGGGTCGGAATTTCCGCGCCTCCCTGCCTGCGCCGCGTGCGCACTTTGGAGGAAACCGGCTATATCGGCGGCTATCATGCGGATATTGATGCGCGCAAATTGGGCTTTGAAGTTCAGGTCTTCGCCATGGTCGGGCTGCAAAGCCAGGCAGAGGCGGATCTATCCGCCTTTGAGATGCGCTGCCTGCGCTGGCCGCTCGTGCGTGAGTGCCATATGCTCAACGGCGAGGTGGATTTCATCTTGAAATGCGTCGCGCCCGATCTGTCGACATTCCAATCCTTTTTGACCGAAGAGCTGACCTCAGCGGAGAATGTCGCCTCCGTTAAAACATCGCTGGTCATCCGCGGCGCAAAAGATCAACCCGGCGTGCCCTTCGAGGTGCTCGAAGAGCGCTTGTCAAAACAACCCTAA
- the trxB gene encoding thioredoxin-disulfide reductase, which translates to MSNTRHTKVLIIGSGPAGYTAGVYASRAMLNPILVQGIEPGGQLTTTTEVENWPGDSEVQGPDLMIRMQDHAKAMGTEIIGDIITDLDVSERPFKAQGDSGTLYTCDAVILATGARAKWLGIDSEEKFKGFGVSACATCDGFFYRGQEIVVVGGGNTAVEEALFLTNFASKVTLIHRRDELRAERILIDRLMKNEKIVPMWFHEIDEVYGTDMPLGVEGVKVKHTKTGEITDVPCKGVFVAIGHAPANELVKDVLETHMGGYVVTKPDSTETSIPGVFAAGDLTDHKYRQAVTSAGMGCMAALEAERFLAGQD; encoded by the coding sequence ATGTCCAATACACGCCACACGAAAGTCTTGATCATCGGCTCCGGTCCTGCCGGCTACACGGCCGGGGTTTATGCCAGCAGAGCCATGCTCAATCCGATATTGGTTCAGGGCATCGAGCCCGGCGGGCAACTGACCACAACCACCGAAGTGGAGAACTGGCCCGGGGACAGCGAAGTGCAGGGCCCCGACTTGATGATCCGTATGCAAGACCACGCCAAGGCCATGGGCACGGAAATCATCGGCGATATCATCACCGATCTGGACGTCTCGGAACGCCCCTTCAAAGCTCAAGGCGATAGCGGCACGCTTTACACCTGTGATGCGGTGATTTTGGCAACCGGCGCACGGGCAAAATGGCTTGGCATTGACAGTGAGGAAAAATTCAAAGGATTTGGCGTTTCGGCCTGTGCGACATGCGACGGTTTTTTCTATCGCGGTCAAGAAATCGTTGTGGTCGGCGGCGGCAATACCGCGGTTGAAGAGGCGCTGTTTCTGACCAATTTCGCCTCAAAAGTCACATTAATTCACCGACGCGACGAGCTGCGCGCCGAGAGGATCTTGATCGACCGGCTGATGAAGAATGAAAAAATCGTGCCGATGTGGTTCCATGAGATTGACGAAGTCTATGGTACAGATATGCCTTTAGGTGTTGAAGGCGTGAAGGTGAAACACACTAAAACCGGTGAAATCACGGATGTGCCTTGCAAAGGCGTCTTTGTTGCCATCGGCCATGCGCCCGCCAATGAGCTGGTCAAAGACGTGCTGGAAACCCATATGGGCGGGTATGTGGTGACCAAACCCGACAGCACCGAAACCTCAATTCCCGGTGTGTTTGCCGCCGGTGATCTGACCGATCACAAATACCGCCAAGCCGTCACCAGTGCCGGAATGGGCTGTATGGCAGCTCTGGAAGCCGAGCGGTTTTTGGCCGGTCAGGACTAA